ACGGCAACCGAACAGCATTCGTTTAAGAAGAACCACCTTTTCTTCCTAACGAATCGCTTCGCAGCCCAATTATGCAAAGCACGACATATGTCAGGCTTTTGCAAAAAAACTCTAAAAAACACCTTCGGAATCTTTAGGCTTTTGTGAACCAATAACAGCTTGGTTCATTAAAGACGAATAAAGACACCTACCAGCGGCTCTATCAATTTCGGGCATGACACTCAAAAGCAATACCCGGAAAATCTGCCATGCGGCAATTCATCCACCGCATTCATCTGCAATTGAAACCGCTTATATCGACAGCACGTATCCTGCACCGCGCACGGTCTTGAGAAGCGATTCCTTGTCAGGTATGTCAATCTTCTTGCGCAGCTTGCTCATATGAACTTCGATGAGATTCGTACCCGGGTCGAAGTGATAGCTCCAGACCGCCTCAAACAACATCATGCGTGTCACGGTCTGCCCTACACGGCGCATCATGAATTCGAGCACGCGGCATTCGGTCGGCAGCAACGCGATCTCGACGCCGTCACGCGTCACCTTGCGCGCAGCGAGATCGAGCGCGAGCGGACCGGCGCGCAGCAGCGTATCCGCACGCGCGGACACACCGGTGCCCGGCTCCTGGCTGCGGCGAATCAGACCTTCAAGGCGCGCCATCAGCTCGCCCGAGTCGTACGGCCGCGTCAGATAGTCGTCGCCGCGCGCACGCAGACTGCGGATGCGTTCATCGACATCGTCGGGAACATTCAACATCAGTACCGGCGTTTGCACGCCGACGGTGCGCATGGCGGCAAGAATGCTCATGCCGTCGATACCGGGCAGCATGCGTTCCAGCGTGATCGCGTCATAACCGCCGCCGATTGCGCGGGCGAGCGCTTCGCGCCCGTCGCCGACCCAGTCGACGGAGAATCCGTAGTTTTTCAGTTCAGCGACGATTTCCACGCCCGTTTTAGGGTCGTCATCGATCGTCAGTACTCGAGATCTCGTCATCGTTTTACCATCCCGAATCTGCTTATCTGTTGAGCCGATCATCCGTCACCCTCGCTCGTTGCGCCGCTGGCCCGCATGGTGTTGTCCCGTTCCATGCCTAGTTTTTCGACTGGTCGACGAGCTTGTTCTTTGCGATCCACGGCATCATGGCGCGCAACTTCGCACCGACCTGCTCGATCGGGTGCTCAG
The genomic region above belongs to Paraburkholderia edwinii and contains:
- a CDS encoding response regulator transcription factor, whose protein sequence is MTRSRVLTIDDDPKTGVEIVAELKNYGFSVDWVGDGREALARAIGGGYDAITLERMLPGIDGMSILAAMRTVGVQTPVLMLNVPDDVDERIRSLRARGDDYLTRPYDSGELMARLEGLIRRSQEPGTGVSARADTLLRAGPLALDLAARKVTRDGVEIALLPTECRVLEFMMRRVGQTVTRMMLFEAVWSYHFDPGTNLIEVHMSKLRKKIDIPDKESLLKTVRGAGYVLSI